Proteins from a genomic interval of Oncorhynchus mykiss isolate Arlee chromosome 21, USDA_OmykA_1.1, whole genome shotgun sequence:
- the pop7 gene encoding ribonuclease P protein subunit p20 isoform X1, translated as MTEPHSPISASVPQTTPGIIMPPADGSGTAVEMDPVEYTLRKRLPRKLPKRRNDVYVNMKTDFRAQLARCQKLLEGGGHREICVHGLGLAINRAINIALQLQASSQGALQLAANTSTVELVDDLEPEDPDEAGEPMTRTRNNSAIHIKVFYPDPQ; from the coding sequence ATGACAGAACCACACAGCCCTATCTCTGCCTCCGTCCCCCAGACAACCCCAGGCATCATCATGCCCCCGGCCGACGGCAGTGGCACAGCGGTGGAGATGGACCCTGTGGAGTACACCCTCCGCAAGCGTCTCCCCAGGAAGCTGCCCAAGCGCCGCAATGACGTGTACGTCAACATGAAGACAGACTTCCGGGCCCAGCTGGCCCGCTGCCAGAAGCTGCTGGAGGGAGGAGGCCACAGGGAGATCTGCGTCCATGGTCTGGGCCTGGCCATCAATAGGGCCATCAACATCGCCCTGCAGCTCCAGGCCAGCAGCCAGGGCGCACTACAGCTGGCGGCCAACACGTCTACAGTGGAGCTGGTGGACGATCTGGAGCCTGAGGACCCGGACGAGGCGGGGGAACCCATGACACGCACTCGGAATAATTCGGCTATTCATATCAAAGTGTTCTACCCAGACCCACAGTGA
- the pop7 gene encoding ribonuclease P protein subunit p20 isoform X2 codes for MPPADGSGTAVEMDPVEYTLRKRLPRKLPKRRNDVYVNMKTDFRAQLARCQKLLEGGGHREICVHGLGLAINRAINIALQLQASSQGALQLAANTSTVELVDDLEPEDPDEAGEPMTRTRNNSAIHIKVFYPDPQ; via the coding sequence ATGCCCCCGGCCGACGGCAGTGGCACAGCGGTGGAGATGGACCCTGTGGAGTACACCCTCCGCAAGCGTCTCCCCAGGAAGCTGCCCAAGCGCCGCAATGACGTGTACGTCAACATGAAGACAGACTTCCGGGCCCAGCTGGCCCGCTGCCAGAAGCTGCTGGAGGGAGGAGGCCACAGGGAGATCTGCGTCCATGGTCTGGGCCTGGCCATCAATAGGGCCATCAACATCGCCCTGCAGCTCCAGGCCAGCAGCCAGGGCGCACTACAGCTGGCGGCCAACACGTCTACAGTGGAGCTGGTGGACGATCTGGAGCCTGAGGACCCGGACGAGGCGGGGGAACCCATGACACGCACTCGGAATAATTCGGCTATTCATATCAAAGTGTTCTACCCAGACCCACAGTGA
- the epoa gene encoding erythropoietin isoform X1 translates to MFHNSSRGLFAFLLMLLEWTKPGLSNPLRPICDLRVLKHFIEEARDAEAAMLACKEGRGLAEPVTVPQTKVDFNVWERKTALEQAQEVQSGLWLLNQAIGSLRTSVTNTALHSHIDNSLRNIFSIGQVLRSLNIQEYTPPAGGVAGGEETWRVSSASELLQVHVNFLRGKVHLLLSNAPICHQGSS, encoded by the exons ATGTTCCACAATTCAAGTAGAG gactcTTTGCCTTTCTGCTGATGCTGTTGGAGTGGACCAAACCAGGGCTATCTAACCCCCTGCGTCCGATCTGTGACCTGCGGGTCCTAAAACACTTCATTGAAGAGGCCAGAGATGCTGAGGCAGCCATG CTGGCATGTAAAGAAGGACGTGGTCTTGCAGAGCCCGTCACTGTTCCCCAAACCAAAGTAGACTTTAACGTCTGGGAGAGGAAAACT GCACTGGAGCAAGCTCAGGAGGTTCAGTCTGGCCTGTGGCTGTTAAACCAGGCCATCGGCTCGCTACGAACGTCCGTCACCAACACAGCGCTCCACAGCCACATAGACAACAGCCTCAGAAACATCTTCAGCATCGGACAGGTGCTGCGCAGCCTCAACATCCAG GAGTACACCCCTCCAGCAGGGGGAGTGGCTGGAGGTGAGGAGACATGGCGGGTGTCGTCTGCTTCAGAGCTCCTCCAGGTCCACGTTAACTTCCTGCGAGGCAAGGTGCACCTCTTGCTGTCCAACGCACCCATCTGCCACCAGGGTAGCAGCTGA
- the epoa gene encoding erythropoietin isoform X2, with protein sequence MELPPRLFAFLLMLLEWTKPGLSNPLRPICDLRVLKHFIEEARDAEAAMLACKEGRGLAEPVTVPQTKVDFNVWERKTALEQAQEVQSGLWLLNQAIGSLRTSVTNTALHSHIDNSLRNIFSIGQVLRSLNIQEYTPPAGGVAGGEETWRVSSASELLQVHVNFLRGKVHLLLSNAPICHQGSS encoded by the exons ATGGAGTTACCACCCA gactcTTTGCCTTTCTGCTGATGCTGTTGGAGTGGACCAAACCAGGGCTATCTAACCCCCTGCGTCCGATCTGTGACCTGCGGGTCCTAAAACACTTCATTGAAGAGGCCAGAGATGCTGAGGCAGCCATG CTGGCATGTAAAGAAGGACGTGGTCTTGCAGAGCCCGTCACTGTTCCCCAAACCAAAGTAGACTTTAACGTCTGGGAGAGGAAAACT GCACTGGAGCAAGCTCAGGAGGTTCAGTCTGGCCTGTGGCTGTTAAACCAGGCCATCGGCTCGCTACGAACGTCCGTCACCAACACAGCGCTCCACAGCCACATAGACAACAGCCTCAGAAACATCTTCAGCATCGGACAGGTGCTGCGCAGCCTCAACATCCAG GAGTACACCCCTCCAGCAGGGGGAGTGGCTGGAGGTGAGGAGACATGGCGGGTGTCGTCTGCTTCAGAGCTCCTCCAGGTCCACGTTAACTTCCTGCGAGGCAAGGTGCACCTCTTGCTGTCCAACGCACCCATCTGCCACCAGGGTAGCAGCTGA